A genomic window from Phoenix dactylifera cultivar Barhee BC4 chromosome 7, palm_55x_up_171113_PBpolish2nd_filt_p, whole genome shotgun sequence includes:
- the LOC103715182 gene encoding glyceraldehyde-3-phosphate dehydrogenase 3, cytosolic-like, producing the protein MATEKKIKIGINGFGRIGRLVARVALQSSDIELVAVNDPFIGTDYMTYMFKYDTVHGKWKHHDIKVKDSKTLLFGEKEVAVFGIRNPEEIPWGETGAEYVVESTGVFTDKEKASAHLKGGAKKVVISGPSKDAPMFVVGVNAHEYKSDINIVSNASCTTNCVATLAKVIHDKFGIIEGLMTTVHSITASQKTVDGPSNKDWRGGRAASFNIIPSSTGAAKAVGKVLPVLNGKLTGLSFRVPTVDVSVVDLTVRIEKSATYAEIKAAIKEESEGRLKGIMGYTEEDLVSTDFIGDSRSSIFDAKAGIALNDHFVKLVAWYDNEWGYSSRVVDLIRAMDRKK; encoded by the exons ATGG CAACTGAGAAGAAGATCAAGATCGGCATCAACG GGTTTGGAAGGATCGGGCGTTTGGTCGCCAGGGTTGCGCTCCAGAGCAGTGATATTGAGCTTGTGGCCGTCAATGATCCGTTCATCGGCACTGACTACATG ACGTACATGTTTAAGTATGATACTGTGCATGGGAAGTGGAAGCACCACGATATCAAGGTCAAGGACTCGAAGACCCTTCTCTTTGGCGAGAAGGAAGTCGCTGTCTTTGGCATTAG AAACCCTGAGGAGATCCCATGGGGTGAAACGGGTGCAGAGTATGTTGTGGAGTCCACTGGTGTCTTTACTGACAAGGAGAAGGCGTCTGCTCACCTGAAG GGTGGTGCCAAGAAGGTCGTCATCTCTGGTCCTAGCAAAGATGCTCCTATGTTTGTGGTGGGTGTGAACGCGCATGAATACAAATCTGACATTAATATTGTCTCCAATGCTAGCTGCACCACAAACTGTGTAGCTACTCTGGCCAAG GTCATCCATGATAAATTTGGCATCATTGAGGGTTTGATGACCACAGTGCATTCTATCACCG CTAGTCAGAAGACTGTTGATGGGCCATCCAACAAGGACTGGAGGGGTGGACGAGCTGCCAGCTTTAACATCATTCCTAGCAGCACTGGTGCTGCCAAG GCTGTTGGCAAAGTGCTCCCTGTCTTGAATGGAAAGTTGACCGGCCTGTCTTTCCGTGTTCCAACCGTGGATGTGTCTGTCGTGGATCTCACTGTCAGGATCGAGAAGTCAGCCACGTATGCGGAGATTAAGGCTGCTATCAA GGAAGAGTCTGAGGGAAGGCTCAAGGGTATCATGGGTTATACTGAAGAGGACTTGGTGTCCACCGACTTCATTGGTGATAGCAG GTCAAGCATTTTCGATGCCAAGGCTGGAATCGCTCTAAATGATCACTTCGTCAAGTTGGTGGCTTGGTACGACAATGAATGGGGCTACAG CTCACGAGTTGTTGACCTGATCCGGGCAATGGACCGCAAGAAGTAG
- the LOC103715181 gene encoding glyceraldehyde-3-phosphate dehydrogenase 3, cytosolic-like: MATEKKIKIGINGFGRIGRLVARVALQSSDIELVAVNDPFISTDYMTYMFKYDTVHGKWKHHDIKVKDSKTLLFGEKQVAVFGIRNPEEIPWGETGAEYVVESTGVFTDKEKASAHLKGGAKKVVISAPSKDAPMFVVGVNEHEYKSDINIVSNASCTTNCLAPLAKVIHDKFGIIEGLMTTVHSITATQKTVDGPSSKDWRGGRAASFNIIPSSTGAAKAVGKVLPALNGKLTGMAFRVPTVDVSVVDLTVRIEKSATYADIKAAIKEESEGRLKGIMGYTEEDLVSTDFIGDNRSSIFDAKAGIALNDHFVKLVAWYDNEWGYSSRVVDLIRTMDSKK; encoded by the exons ATGG CAACTGAGAAGAAGATCAAGATCGGCATCAACG GGTTTGGAAGGATCGGGCGTTTGGTCGCCAGGGTTGCGCTCCAGAGCAGTGATATTGAGCTTGTGGCCGTCAATGATCCGTTCATCAGCACTGACTACATG ACGTACATGTTTAAGTATGATACTGTGCATGGAAAGTGGAAGCACCACGATATCAAGGTCAAGGACTCGAAGACCCTTCTCTTTGGCGAGAAGCAAGTCGCTGTCTTTGGCATTAG AAACCCTGAGGAGATCCCATGGGGTGAAACTGGTGCAGAGTATGTTGTGGAGTCCACTGGTGTCTTTACTGACAAGGAGAAGGCTTCTGCTCACCTGAAG GGTGGTGCCAAGAAGGTCGTCATCTCTGCTCCTAGCAAAGATGCTCCTATGTTTGTGGTGGGTGTGAACGAGCATGAATACAAGTCCGACATTAATATTGTCTCCAATGCTAGCTGCACCACAAACTGTTTAGCTCCTCTGGCCAAG GTCATCCATGATAAATTTGGCATCATTGAGGGTTTGATGACCACAGTGCATTCTATCACCG ctactcagaAGACCGTTGATGGGCCATCCAGCAAGGACTGGAGGGGTGGACGAGCTGCCAGCTTCAACATCATTCCTAGCAGCACTGGTGCTGCCAAG GCTGTTGGCAAAGTGCTTCCTGCCTTGAATGGAAAGTTGACCGGCATGGCTTTTCGTGTTCCAACCGTGGATGTGTCTGTCGTGGATCTCACTGTCAGGATCGAGAAGTCAGCCACGTATGCGGACATTAAGGCTGCTATCAA GGAAGAGTCTGAGGGAAGGCTCAAGGGTATCATGGGCTATACTGAAGAGGACTTGGTGTCCACCGACTTCATTGGCGACAACAG GTCAAGCATTTTCGATGCCAAGGCTGGAATCGCTCTGAATGATCACTTCGTCAAGTTGGTGGCTTGGTACGACAATGAATGGGGCTACAG CTCCCGTGTTGTTGACCTGATCCGGACAATGGACAGCAAGAAGTAG